A genome region from Macaca nemestrina isolate mMacNem1 chromosome 15, mMacNem.hap1, whole genome shotgun sequence includes the following:
- the LOC105487200 gene encoding phosphatidylserine decarboxylase proenzyme, mitochondrial isoform X5, translating into MMCQSEARRGPELRAAKWLHFPQLALRRRLGQLSCMSRPALKLRSWPLTVLYYLLPFGALRPLSRVGWRPVSRVALYKSVPTRLLSRAWGRLNQVELPHWLRRPVYSLYIWTFGVNMKEAAVEDLHHYRNLSEFFRRKLKPQARPVCGLHSVISPSDGKILNFGQVKNCEVEQVKGVTYSLESFLGPRTYTEDLPFPPAASCDSFKNQLVTREGNELYHCVIYLAPGDYHCFHSPTDWTVSHRRHFPGSLMSVNPGMARWIKELFCHNERVVLTGDWKHGFFSLTAVGATNVGSIRIYFDRDLHTNSPRHSKGSYNDFSFVTHANREGVPMRKGEHLGEFNLGSTIVLIFEAPKDFNFQLKTGQKIRFGEALGSL; encoded by the exons ATGATGTGTCAGTCAGAGGCGCGGCGAGGACCAGAGCTCCGTGCGGCGAAATG GTTGCACTTCCCCCAGCTGGCCCTGAGGCGGAGGCTGGGGCAGCTGAGCTGCATGTCCAGACCCGCCCTGAAACTGCGCTCCTGGCCCTTGACCGTCCTCTACTACCTCCTGCCCTTCGGCGCCCTCAGACCGCTCAGCCGGGTGGGATGGAGGCCCGTAAGCAGG GTGGCTTTGTACAAGTCAGTGCCGACACGCTTGCTGTCACGGGCCTGGGGTCGCCTCAACCAGGTGGAGCTGCCACACTGGCTGCGCAGGCCTGTCTATAGCCTGTACATCTGGACCTTCGGGGTGAACATGAAGGAGGCCGCCGTGGAGGACCTGCATCACTACCGCAACCTCAGCGAGTTCTTCCGGCGCAAGCTGAAGCCGCAGGCCCGGCCCGTCTGCGGCCTGCACAGTGTG ATCAGCCCATCGGATGGAAAGATCCTCAACTTTGGGCAGGTGAAGAACTGCGAGGTAGAGCAGGTAAAGGGGGTCACCTACTCCCTGGAGTCGTTCCTGGGCCCACGCACCTACACAGAGGACCTGCCCTTCCCGCCAG CCGCCTCGTGTGACTCCTTCAAGAACCAGCTGGTCACCCGGGAAGGGAATGAGCTCTATCACTGTGTCATCTACTTGGCCCCCGGGGACTACCACTGCTTCCACTCCCCCACGGACTGGACTGTGTCCCACCGGCGCCACTTCCCAG GCTCCCTGATGTCAGTGAACCCTGGCATGGCTCGCTGGATCAAAGAGCTCTTCTGCCACAACGAGCGGGTAGTCCTGACGGGGGACTGGAAACATGGCTTCTTCTCACTGACGGCTGTGGGGGCCACCAACGTGGGCTCCATTCGCATCTACTTTGACCGG GACCTGCACACAAACAGCCCGAGGCACAGCAAGGGCTCCTACAACGACTTCAGCTTCGTGACGCACGCCAATAGAGAGGGCGTCCCCATGCGCAAGGGCGAGCACCTGGGCGAGTTCAACCTGGGCTCCACCATTGTGCTCATCTTTGAGGCCCCCAAGGACTTCAATTTCCAGCTGAAAACAGGACAGAAAATCCGCTTCGGGGAGGCCCTGGGCTCGCTCTAG
- the LOC105487200 gene encoding phosphatidylserine decarboxylase proenzyme, mitochondrial isoform X4 translates to MGFQNLACYRKTMQMDGTVAMWCWLHFPQLALRRRLGQLSCMSRPALKLRSWPLTVLYYLLPFGALRPLSRVGWRPVSRVALYKSVPTRLLSRAWGRLNQVELPHWLRRPVYSLYIWTFGVNMKEAAVEDLHHYRNLSEFFRRKLKPQARPVCGLHSVISPSDGKILNFGQVKNCEVEQVKGVTYSLESFLGPRTYTEDLPFPPAASCDSFKNQLVTREGNELYHCVIYLAPGDYHCFHSPTDWTVSHRRHFPGSLMSVNPGMARWIKELFCHNERVVLTGDWKHGFFSLTAVGATNVGSIRIYFDRDLHTNSPRHSKGSYNDFSFVTHANREGVPMRKGEHLGEFNLGSTIVLIFEAPKDFNFQLKTGQKIRFGEALGSL, encoded by the exons ATGGGTTTTCAGAACCTGGCCTGTTACAGAAAGACCATGCAGATGGATGGCACCGTAGCTATGTGGTGCTG GTTGCACTTCCCCCAGCTGGCCCTGAGGCGGAGGCTGGGGCAGCTGAGCTGCATGTCCAGACCCGCCCTGAAACTGCGCTCCTGGCCCTTGACCGTCCTCTACTACCTCCTGCCCTTCGGCGCCCTCAGACCGCTCAGCCGGGTGGGATGGAGGCCCGTAAGCAGG GTGGCTTTGTACAAGTCAGTGCCGACACGCTTGCTGTCACGGGCCTGGGGTCGCCTCAACCAGGTGGAGCTGCCACACTGGCTGCGCAGGCCTGTCTATAGCCTGTACATCTGGACCTTCGGGGTGAACATGAAGGAGGCCGCCGTGGAGGACCTGCATCACTACCGCAACCTCAGCGAGTTCTTCCGGCGCAAGCTGAAGCCGCAGGCCCGGCCCGTCTGCGGCCTGCACAGTGTG ATCAGCCCATCGGATGGAAAGATCCTCAACTTTGGGCAGGTGAAGAACTGCGAGGTAGAGCAGGTAAAGGGGGTCACCTACTCCCTGGAGTCGTTCCTGGGCCCACGCACCTACACAGAGGACCTGCCCTTCCCGCCAG CCGCCTCGTGTGACTCCTTCAAGAACCAGCTGGTCACCCGGGAAGGGAATGAGCTCTATCACTGTGTCATCTACTTGGCCCCCGGGGACTACCACTGCTTCCACTCCCCCACGGACTGGACTGTGTCCCACCGGCGCCACTTCCCAG GCTCCCTGATGTCAGTGAACCCTGGCATGGCTCGCTGGATCAAAGAGCTCTTCTGCCACAACGAGCGGGTAGTCCTGACGGGGGACTGGAAACATGGCTTCTTCTCACTGACGGCTGTGGGGGCCACCAACGTGGGCTCCATTCGCATCTACTTTGACCGG GACCTGCACACAAACAGCCCGAGGCACAGCAAGGGCTCCTACAACGACTTCAGCTTCGTGACGCACGCCAATAGAGAGGGCGTCCCCATGCGCAAGGGCGAGCACCTGGGCGAGTTCAACCTGGGCTCCACCATTGTGCTCATCTTTGAGGCCCCCAAGGACTTCAATTTCCAGCTGAAAACAGGACAGAAAATCCGCTTCGGGGAGGCCCTGGGCTCGCTCTAG